The Micromonospora sp. Llam0 genome contains a region encoding:
- a CDS encoding helix-turn-helix domain-containing protein, whose amino-acid sequence MNIGEALARKRRRAGFTQEGLAERSGVSTSVIRKLERGDRDSASLPTLRRLAAALGVTTVDLFHPGPVQMQPPTDDRDELYQIRRMLQPARTATGDLVALADDAPPSLDDVVDSVREINGMFRDSDYAGAVAALPTAISHARTGVAEADEQQKHSMWGQLAQVYQTGALVLTQLRKDDLAYHALGLAMDAGRRAGDDVLTASVVCSEGWLLTRQARFDDAERAALDTAEQIEPSLTKSPASQVAVWGWLNLGAAAAATRNNRMDVAADALRRAHAAAHVAAGYISPHVAHWTTFAPAVVAMREVELAMVTGDAGRATRVARTVPPGARPAVTYQRFRLDVAAAAIDRRHRDEALAILLQLRETAPEWLRYQRYAHRLTDRLLHANSRTVPRKLRDLADFLDIT is encoded by the coding sequence ATGAACATCGGGGAGGCTCTGGCTCGGAAGCGTCGACGGGCTGGATTCACTCAGGAGGGCCTCGCGGAACGAAGCGGCGTCAGCACCTCCGTGATTCGCAAGCTGGAACGCGGCGACCGGGACTCCGCCTCGCTTCCGACCCTGCGCCGCCTCGCCGCCGCACTCGGTGTGACCACAGTCGACCTGTTCCACCCCGGACCGGTCCAGATGCAACCGCCGACCGACGACCGTGACGAGCTCTACCAGATCCGCCGAATGTTGCAGCCAGCCAGAACTGCCACCGGTGACCTGGTTGCCCTGGCAGACGATGCTCCGCCGAGCCTCGACGATGTCGTTGATTCCGTGCGCGAGATCAACGGCATGTTCCGAGACAGCGACTACGCCGGTGCTGTAGCGGCACTTCCCACGGCCATCAGTCATGCCCGCACTGGTGTGGCCGAGGCTGACGAACAGCAGAAGCACAGCATGTGGGGTCAGCTTGCGCAGGTCTACCAGACCGGCGCTCTGGTGCTGACCCAGCTGCGGAAGGACGATCTCGCCTATCACGCGCTCGGGCTGGCGATGGACGCTGGCCGCCGCGCTGGCGACGATGTCCTGACGGCCTCCGTCGTGTGCAGCGAGGGGTGGCTACTGACCCGCCAGGCTCGGTTCGACGACGCCGAACGCGCCGCGCTCGACACTGCGGAACAGATCGAACCGAGTCTGACGAAGTCACCGGCGAGCCAGGTCGCGGTGTGGGGGTGGCTGAACCTCGGTGCGGCGGCTGCCGCCACCCGCAACAACCGGATGGATGTGGCCGCAGACGCCCTTCGCCGTGCGCACGCGGCCGCGCACGTCGCCGCTGGTTACATCTCGCCGCACGTCGCGCACTGGACCACGTTCGCGCCGGCGGTTGTGGCCATGCGTGAGGTCGAGTTGGCGATGGTGACCGGGGACGCCGGCCGCGCGACCCGGGTTGCGCGCACCGTTCCACCAGGTGCGCGGCCGGCCGTGACGTATCAGCGGTTCCGGTTGGACGTCGCCGCTGCCGCGATCGATCGCCGTCACCGGGACGAGGCTTTGGCGATTCTCCTGCAACTGCGTGAAACGGCGCCGGAGTGGCTGCGCTATCAGCGGTACGCCCATCGCCTGACTGATCGTCTGCTGCATGCCAACTCCAGAACTGTGCCGCGCAAACTGCGCGACCTAGCGGACTTCCTGGACATCACCTGA
- a CDS encoding NAD(P)H-quinone dehydrogenase, with protein sequence MKRIVIIGGGPAGYEAALVAAQLRADVTVVEADGAGGACVLSDCVPSKTFIASSEVVTGYRDTEEFGIDSDGLEAVTVDAAAVHARVKRLALAQSADVHSKLVKAGVTFVAGRARLGEDTLGHTHRVLVSPDSGDGEYPIEASTVLVATGATPRQLPTAVPDGERILTWRQVYDLPALPEHLVVVGSGVTGAEFASAYLAMGVPVTLVSSRDRVMPHEDADAAMAIEQVFRARGMTILNNSRADAVTRVGDGVEVRLSDGRTVTASHALIAVGSVPNTADLGLAEYGVTVADGGHVPVDRVSRTNVPGIYAAGDCTGVLPLASVAAMQGRIAMWHALGEAVVPLRLRTVAANVFTDPELATVGVSQDEVDDGRVQARQVMLPLAGNARAKMADLRDGFVKLFCRPASGQIIGGVVVAPKASELIMPITVAVENHMTVSQLAHTITIYPSLSGSVAEAARQLMWHDEE encoded by the coding sequence TTGAAGCGGATAGTGATAATCGGCGGTGGCCCGGCCGGTTACGAGGCGGCGTTGGTCGCGGCGCAGCTGCGGGCCGACGTCACGGTGGTCGAGGCGGACGGGGCGGGTGGCGCCTGCGTGCTGTCCGACTGCGTCCCGTCCAAAACCTTCATCGCCAGCTCAGAGGTGGTCACCGGGTACCGGGACACCGAGGAGTTCGGCATCGACTCCGATGGGCTGGAGGCGGTCACCGTCGACGCCGCCGCAGTGCACGCCCGGGTCAAGCGGCTCGCGCTGGCCCAGTCGGCCGACGTGCACAGCAAACTCGTCAAGGCCGGTGTGACATTCGTCGCGGGGCGGGCCCGGCTCGGTGAGGACACGCTCGGTCACACCCACCGGGTGCTCGTCAGCCCCGACAGCGGTGACGGTGAGTACCCGATCGAGGCGTCCACCGTACTGGTCGCCACCGGCGCCACGCCCCGGCAGCTGCCCACCGCCGTGCCCGACGGCGAACGCATCCTGACCTGGCGGCAGGTGTACGACCTGCCGGCGCTGCCCGAGCACCTGGTGGTGGTCGGCTCCGGCGTGACCGGTGCCGAGTTCGCCAGCGCGTACCTGGCGATGGGGGTGCCGGTGACCCTCGTCTCCAGCCGGGACCGGGTGATGCCGCACGAGGACGCCGACGCGGCGATGGCGATCGAGCAGGTGTTCCGGGCCCGGGGCATGACGATCCTGAACAACTCGCGCGCCGACGCGGTCACCCGGGTCGGCGACGGTGTCGAGGTGCGGCTCAGCGACGGCCGTACAGTGACCGCCTCGCACGCGCTGATCGCGGTCGGCTCGGTGCCGAACACGGCGGACCTGGGGCTCGCCGAGTACGGGGTGACCGTCGCGGACGGTGGGCACGTGCCGGTGGACCGGGTGTCGCGTACCAACGTGCCGGGCATCTACGCCGCCGGCGACTGCACCGGGGTGCTGCCGCTGGCCAGCGTGGCGGCGATGCAGGGCCGGATCGCGATGTGGCACGCGCTCGGCGAGGCGGTGGTGCCGCTGCGGCTGCGTACCGTCGCGGCGAACGTCTTCACCGATCCGGAGCTGGCCACCGTCGGGGTGTCCCAGGACGAGGTGGACGACGGTCGGGTGCAGGCCCGGCAGGTGATGCTGCCGCTGGCCGGCAACGCCCGGGCGAAGATGGCTGACCTGCGGGACGGCTTCGTCAAACTGTTCTGCCGCCCGGCCAGCGGGCAGATCATCGGCGGGGTGGTGGTGGCCCCCAAGGCCAGTGAGTTGATCATGCCGATCACCGTCGCGGTGGAGAACCACATGACGGTGAGCCAGTTGGCGCACACAATCACAATTTATCCTTCGTTGTCCGGATCAGTCGCTGAAGCCGCACGTCAGCTCATGTGGCATGACGAAGAGTGA
- a CDS encoding gamma-glutamylcyclotransferase family protein — MRHYAAYGSNLDPARMRAYCPHSPMVGTGWLEGWRLTFAGEGVIGWEGAVTTIVESPGDRVFVALYDVHPWDAAQLDEVEGALSGTYRRLTVRAVTLDGAITAWVYVFDGYEGGLPTAWYLSEIANAAEKAGAPDDYVAELRKRPTRTATA; from the coding sequence GTGCGTCACTACGCCGCGTATGGCTCAAACCTCGACCCTGCTCGGATGCGTGCTTACTGTCCGCATTCGCCGATGGTGGGCACCGGCTGGCTGGAAGGCTGGCGGCTCACCTTCGCCGGTGAGGGGGTGATCGGCTGGGAGGGAGCGGTCACCACCATCGTGGAGTCGCCCGGCGACCGGGTCTTCGTCGCACTCTACGACGTACACCCGTGGGACGCCGCGCAGCTCGACGAGGTCGAGGGCGCGCTGTCCGGCACCTACCGGCGGCTGACCGTCCGGGCGGTCACCCTGGATGGTGCGATCACCGCCTGGGTCTACGTCTTCGACGGGTACGAAGGCGGGCTGCCCACCGCCTGGTACCTGTCGGAGATCGCCAACGCCGCCGAAAAGGCCGGTGCGCCGGACGACTACGTCGCCGAGCTACGGAAGCGACCCACCCGTACCGCCACCGCCTGA
- a CDS encoding MBL fold metallo-hydrolase, whose protein sequence is MRLTKFGHSCVRVERDGGVLVIDPGAFSEPAALDGVDAVLVTHEHFDHLDVGQLTDALARRPSVTIHTHPSVLPKLDGLGEVATAVESGERFEAAGIPVRAYGGWHAEIHPDLPRVPNLGFLIADSVYHPGDSFDVPTDAEVDTLFVPVSAPWLKLSEAVEFVRAVAPRRALALHDGLLNDAGHKVTDGNMTKLAGCDYARLPAGTSVR, encoded by the coding sequence GTGCGACTGACCAAGTTCGGGCATTCCTGCGTACGGGTGGAACGCGACGGCGGGGTGCTGGTGATCGACCCGGGCGCGTTCAGCGAGCCGGCCGCGCTCGACGGCGTCGACGCGGTCCTCGTCACCCACGAACACTTCGACCACCTCGACGTCGGCCAGTTGACCGACGCGCTCGCCCGACGACCCTCGGTGACCATCCACACTCACCCATCGGTGCTGCCCAAACTGGACGGGCTCGGCGAGGTGGCGACCGCCGTCGAGTCAGGGGAGCGCTTCGAGGCCGCCGGCATCCCGGTCCGGGCGTACGGGGGATGGCATGCCGAGATCCACCCCGACCTGCCCCGGGTGCCCAACCTCGGCTTCCTGATCGCCGACTCGGTCTACCACCCGGGCGACTCGTTCGACGTGCCGACCGACGCCGAGGTGGACACCCTGTTCGTGCCGGTCTCCGCGCCCTGGCTGAAGCTCTCCGAGGCGGTCGAGTTCGTCCGCGCGGTGGCCCCGCGCCGGGCGCTCGCCCTGCACGACGGGCTGCTCAACGACGCCGGGCACAAGGTCACCGACGGCAACATGACCAAGCTGGCCGGCTGCGACTACGCCCGGCTGCCGGCCGGCACCTCGGTACGCTGA
- a CDS encoding DUF4349 domain-containing protein, with translation MNNGRRGRWRTGGRRGTATGTAALLALLILAGCSGSEDSGVSSSADMPQRAEPAPAGGAPGDGGLTGGDDAGGEEAAGADTAGGGERGGQADRPDGTSPVDLAVGNRSIIYSGSITVQVTDVPAKAGEAATIATSVGGFVGRDQRSEYESYGRATLELRVPAEQFDRVVDRLSRLGEEVSRELTTQDVTEEVLDLDARITTQQARVRSGRALLAEAETLADLVMLESELAKREADLASLEARKRGLDDLVTLSRITVELIGPDATPPVDDESELGFLAGLGAGWRAFVGSMQVLVTVVGALLPWLIALGVPALGVFWLVRTTRGRSRPVAAATAPAGGAPAAAAAGGAAVPTPRRDDDGTDGNGAGDNSTDGGRVGGDAPAR, from the coding sequence GTGAACAACGGAAGACGAGGCCGGTGGCGCACCGGTGGCCGGCGCGGCACGGCGACCGGCACGGCGGCCCTGCTCGCCCTGCTGATCCTCGCCGGCTGCTCGGGGTCGGAGGACTCCGGTGTCAGCAGCTCCGCCGACATGCCGCAGCGGGCCGAGCCGGCGCCGGCGGGTGGTGCGCCGGGCGACGGCGGACTGACCGGCGGGGACGACGCGGGCGGCGAGGAGGCGGCCGGTGCGGACACGGCCGGCGGCGGTGAGCGGGGCGGCCAGGCCGACCGGCCGGACGGGACCTCACCGGTCGACCTGGCGGTGGGCAACCGGTCGATCATCTACTCCGGGTCGATCACCGTGCAGGTGACCGACGTGCCGGCGAAGGCCGGCGAGGCGGCGACGATCGCCACCTCGGTCGGCGGGTTCGTCGGGCGCGACCAGCGCTCCGAGTACGAGTCGTACGGCCGGGCCACGCTGGAGCTGCGGGTGCCGGCGGAGCAGTTCGACCGGGTCGTCGACCGGCTGTCCCGCCTGGGCGAGGAGGTCAGCCGGGAGTTGACCACCCAGGACGTCACCGAGGAGGTGCTGGACCTGGACGCCCGGATCACCACCCAGCAGGCCCGGGTACGCAGCGGCCGGGCGCTGCTGGCCGAAGCGGAAACCCTGGCCGACCTGGTGATGCTGGAGTCGGAGCTGGCCAAGCGGGAGGCGGACCTGGCGTCGCTGGAAGCCCGCAAACGTGGCCTGGACGATCTGGTGACGCTGTCGCGAATCACCGTCGAGCTGATCGGCCCGGACGCGACGCCGCCGGTCGACGATGAGTCGGAGCTGGGTTTCCTGGCCGGGTTGGGGGCCGGTTGGCGGGCGTTCGTCGGGTCGATGCAGGTGCTGGTCACCGTGGTCGGCGCGCTGCTGCCGTGGCTGATCGCTCTCGGCGTACCCGCGTTGGGGGTGTTCTGGTTGGTACGCACGACGCGGGGCCGGTCCCGGCCGGTCGCGGCCGCCACCGCACCCGCCGGCGGCGCACCGGCAGCAGCGGCGGCCGGAGGCGCCGCGGTGCCGACACCGCGACGTGACGACGACGGTACGGACGGCAACGGCGCGGGCGACAACAGCACGGACGGCGGCCGGGTCGGCGGCGACGCGCCGGCCCGCTGA
- a CDS encoding amidohydrolase gives MTSALTLPTGSEMASSWPDPLPGAQPLPAGLDQLLDVRGRQLTAIRRHLHAHPELSGHEFETAAFIANQLTRMGLTARLLPKGNGVICDIDAGPADGPVVALRADIDALPLADVKDVPYRSTVPGVCHACGHDVHTTVLLGVAMLLAQLADRGELHQRVRLIFQPAEEILPCGSLEVIAAGGLEDVTQIFALHCDPNLPVGRVGLRVGPITAAADNISVRLTGPGGHTARPHLTVDLVNALGRLVTEVPALVNRRVPANAGLLLVFGQASAGTQYNVIPNEASAAGTLRVLDRPTWDAAPDIVTQIIREVVAPTGATVDIEYLRGRPPVINDAAAIGALTAATAAALGPAAVADTPQSMGGEDFSWYLEYVPGALARLGVGRAEAGSDLHRASFDVDERAIAVGVRLLVHTVLQLAEAD, from the coding sequence GTGACGAGTGCGTTGACGTTGCCCACCGGCAGCGAGATGGCGTCGTCCTGGCCCGATCCACTGCCAGGTGCCCAACCCCTGCCGGCCGGGCTGGACCAGTTGCTCGATGTCCGCGGGCGGCAGTTGACCGCGATCCGGCGGCACCTGCACGCCCACCCGGAGCTGTCCGGCCACGAGTTCGAGACCGCCGCGTTCATCGCCAACCAGCTCACCAGGATGGGGCTCACCGCCCGGCTGCTGCCCAAGGGCAACGGCGTCATCTGCGACATCGACGCCGGCCCCGCCGACGGCCCGGTGGTCGCGCTGCGCGCCGACATCGACGCGCTGCCGCTGGCCGACGTCAAGGACGTGCCGTACCGGTCGACCGTGCCGGGCGTCTGCCACGCCTGCGGGCACGACGTGCACACCACCGTACTGCTCGGCGTGGCGATGCTGCTCGCACAGCTCGCCGACCGCGGCGAGCTGCACCAGCGGGTCCGGCTGATCTTCCAGCCGGCCGAGGAGATCCTGCCCTGCGGCTCGCTGGAGGTCATCGCCGCCGGCGGGCTCGAGGACGTCACCCAGATCTTCGCGCTGCACTGCGACCCGAACCTGCCGGTCGGCCGGGTCGGGCTGCGGGTCGGCCCGATCACCGCGGCGGCGGACAACATCAGCGTGCGGCTGACCGGCCCGGGCGGTCACACCGCCCGCCCGCACCTGACCGTCGACCTGGTCAACGCCCTGGGCCGGCTGGTCACCGAGGTGCCCGCGCTGGTCAACCGGCGGGTGCCGGCCAACGCCGGCCTGCTGCTGGTCTTCGGTCAGGCGTCCGCCGGCACCCAGTACAACGTGATCCCCAACGAGGCGAGCGCGGCCGGCACCCTGCGGGTGCTCGACCGGCCGACCTGGGACGCCGCGCCGGACATCGTCACCCAGATCATCCGGGAAGTGGTCGCCCCGACCGGCGCGACGGTCGACATCGAGTACCTGCGCGGTCGCCCACCGGTGATCAACGATGCCGCCGCGATCGGCGCGCTCACCGCCGCTACCGCAGCGGCCCTCGGCCCCGCCGCCGTCGCCGACACCCCGCAGAGCATGGGCGGCGAGGACTTCTCCTGGTACCTGGAGTACGTGCCGGGTGCCCTGGCCCGCCTCGGCGTCGGCCGCGCCGAGGCCGGTAGCGACCTGCACCGCGCCTCGTTCGACGTGGACGAGCGGGCGATCGCCGTCGGCGTCCGCCTGCTCGTCCACACCGTGCTGCAGCTGGCCGAGGCCGACTGA
- a CDS encoding serine/threonine-protein kinase has product MTQIPTWSGGPVSSTSARAAPGATIGGRYSLRAAVGHGGMGTVWRATDTLLRRDVAVKEVVLPPGLAPSDRDAMYERTLREARAAAALQHPAVVQVYDVVTEGGRPWIVMELLDARSLADMVIEDGPVAQRAVAKIGIALLGALEVAHAIGVLHRDVKPANVLICTDGRCVLTDFGVARMPTDVQLTTPGMVLGSPHFISPERAMGQDFGPPSDLFSLGVTLYTAVEGRPPFDKGDPIETMHAVVEDPPAVPVRSGPLTEVLFGLLEKDPSRRFDVPTARSMLRELLAGPLASKAPANLVTDPYAVVSVQRPPSWQQQAPPAQPQPTGKIGGRAMIGPDESLTDRLAELRKAGRQMPSAAQWSAAGLDNANPTSPVAGATAAMPISQAGVPGPRGQQPGRHGHGQQGGHGQQGGQGDALLSPTGTMPAPSWGDGQQGWDQPPAVRPAPGGATTAGAMLDKAIAGLRQGTGSAVDKVKSWDRKVQIGAAAGATLLILLISTVLFNSGSGEPQQPTLTAPQITEEPAPAIPTKTVNERGVTVDVPENWEKASGGLYTDFTDPDDAGRKVRIVVEPSGSSVQRWAEVAEKGLKRPESQSCARPYAQLDMTTDVELAGRQAVQFEYTCGDGDNKRHGVWRAVVANGKAYSFFLTTPDARFEESLPVFEEMVRTFQLAEAG; this is encoded by the coding sequence GTGACTCAGATTCCGACGTGGAGTGGCGGACCAGTCAGCTCTACCAGCGCACGGGCGGCACCCGGCGCCACCATCGGTGGCCGGTACTCGTTGCGTGCCGCGGTCGGGCACGGTGGCATGGGCACCGTCTGGCGCGCCACCGACACCCTGCTCCGACGCGACGTGGCGGTCAAGGAGGTAGTCCTCCCCCCAGGGCTGGCCCCCAGCGACCGCGACGCGATGTACGAACGCACCCTGCGGGAGGCCCGCGCGGCGGCCGCACTGCAGCACCCGGCCGTGGTCCAGGTCTACGACGTGGTCACCGAGGGTGGCCGCCCGTGGATCGTGATGGAGCTGCTGGACGCCCGCAGCCTCGCCGACATGGTCATCGAGGACGGCCCGGTCGCCCAGCGCGCGGTCGCCAAGATCGGCATCGCGCTGCTCGGCGCGTTGGAGGTCGCCCATGCCATCGGCGTCCTGCACCGCGACGTCAAGCCGGCGAACGTGCTGATCTGCACCGACGGTCGCTGCGTACTCACCGACTTCGGTGTCGCCCGGATGCCCACCGACGTCCAGCTCACCACGCCCGGGATGGTGCTCGGCTCGCCGCACTTCATCTCCCCGGAGCGGGCCATGGGCCAGGACTTCGGGCCGCCGAGTGATCTGTTCTCCCTCGGCGTCACGCTCTACACCGCCGTCGAGGGGCGCCCGCCCTTCGACAAGGGCGACCCGATCGAGACCATGCACGCCGTCGTCGAGGACCCGCCCGCCGTCCCGGTGCGTTCCGGCCCGCTCACCGAGGTACTCTTCGGCCTGCTGGAGAAGGACCCGTCCCGGCGCTTCGACGTACCGACCGCCCGGAGCATGCTGCGCGAGCTGCTGGCCGGGCCGCTGGCCAGCAAGGCCCCGGCCAACCTGGTCACCGACCCGTACGCGGTGGTCTCGGTGCAGCGGCCGCCCAGCTGGCAGCAGCAGGCGCCACCGGCGCAGCCCCAGCCGACCGGCAAGATCGGCGGCCGGGCGATGATCGGCCCGGACGAGTCACTCACCGACCGCCTGGCCGAGCTACGCAAGGCCGGCCGGCAGATGCCGAGCGCGGCGCAGTGGTCCGCCGCCGGGCTGGACAACGCCAACCCGACCTCACCGGTCGCCGGGGCGACCGCCGCGATGCCGATCAGTCAGGCCGGCGTACCCGGTCCGCGTGGGCAGCAGCCGGGTCGACACGGCCACGGCCAGCAGGGCGGTCACGGACAGCAGGGCGGCCAGGGCGACGCGCTGCTCAGCCCGACCGGGACGATGCCGGCGCCGAGCTGGGGTGACGGGCAGCAGGGCTGGGACCAACCGCCGGCCGTTCGGCCGGCACCGGGAGGTGCCACCACCGCCGGCGCGATGCTGGACAAGGCGATCGCCGGGCTCCGGCAGGGCACCGGCAGCGCCGTCGACAAGGTGAAGAGCTGGGACCGGAAGGTGCAGATCGGCGCGGCGGCCGGCGCCACCCTGCTGATCCTGCTGATCTCCACCGTGCTGTTCAACAGCGGCTCCGGCGAGCCCCAGCAGCCGACGCTGACCGCGCCGCAGATCACCGAGGAGCCCGCGCCGGCCATCCCGACGAAGACCGTCAACGAGCGCGGCGTCACCGTCGACGTGCCGGAGAACTGGGAGAAGGCCAGCGGCGGGCTGTACACCGACTTCACCGATCCGGACGACGCGGGCCGGAAGGTCCGGATCGTGGTCGAGCCGTCCGGTTCATCGGTGCAACGCTGGGCCGAGGTCGCCGAGAAGGGCCTGAAGCGGCCGGAATCACAGTCCTGCGCCCGGCCGTACGCCCAGCTCGACATGACCACCGACGTCGAGCTGGCCGGTCGGCAGGCCGTCCAGTTCGAGTACACCTGCGGTGACGGCGACAACAAACGGCACGGCGTGTGGCGGGCGGTCGTCGCCAACGGCAAGGCGTACTCGTTCTTCCTCACCACCCCGGACGCGCGGTTCGAGGAGAGCCTGCCGGTCTTCGAGGAGATGGTCCGGACCTTCCAGCTCGCCGAGGCCGGCTGA
- a CDS encoding phospho-sugar mutase has protein sequence MPIDQPAAAGDPATLPAAASDSAALPARVAAWLGDEPDPAARAELLTLLDQLPGSAAELADRFAGPLTFGTAGLRGPLRAGPNGMNLQVVTRAAAGLVSWLAEQGGTGPVVIGYDARHGSRAFAVRTAEVVTGAGRDAYLLPRPLPTPVLAYAVRALDAVAAVMVTASHNPPQDNGYKVYLGAQLGGPAGAGAQIAPPADQQIETAIRAVGKLVDVPLGGPGKTLDDEIVAGYLRTAVAVVDRATSRALTVAYTPLHGVGGAVLREAFVGAGFPAPLVVAEQAEPDPQFPTVAFPNPEEPGAMDRVVALARAHGADLAIANDPDADRCAVAVPAHGDPDAGGDPGAGWRMLRGDELGVLLADHLMRQGRHGRYATTIVSSSLLGALCTARGEPYAETLTGFKWIVRAGSDLTDGTDVPLVYGYEEALGYCVAPDQVRDKDGITAALLTAELAAELKAAGRGLADRLDELATEFGVYQTDQLAVRVDELSEIATAMAYLRANLPTTLLGEPVTATQDLLPDADVVILRTGTARVVVRPSGTEPKLKAYLEVVQPVRDGDPAAARERADRALARLRSETSAALNIK, from the coding sequence ATGCCCATCGACCAGCCGGCGGCAGCCGGCGACCCGGCGACGTTGCCAGCGGCAGCCAGCGACTCGGCGGCGTTACCGGCGCGGGTGGCGGCCTGGCTCGGCGACGAGCCGGACCCGGCCGCCCGCGCCGAACTGCTGACCCTGCTGGACCAACTGCCGGGCAGCGCGGCCGAGCTGGCCGACCGGTTCGCCGGGCCGTTGACGTTCGGCACCGCCGGGCTACGCGGCCCGCTGCGGGCCGGCCCGAACGGCATGAACCTGCAGGTCGTCACCAGGGCCGCCGCCGGGCTGGTGAGCTGGTTGGCCGAGCAGGGCGGCACCGGACCGGTGGTGATCGGCTACGACGCCCGGCACGGGTCACGGGCCTTCGCGGTGCGCACCGCCGAGGTGGTCACCGGTGCGGGGCGGGACGCCTACCTGTTGCCCCGCCCGTTGCCCACCCCGGTGCTGGCGTACGCGGTCCGCGCCCTCGACGCGGTGGCGGCAGTGATGGTCACCGCCAGCCACAACCCGCCGCAGGACAACGGCTACAAGGTCTACCTCGGCGCTCAGCTCGGCGGACCGGCCGGTGCCGGCGCGCAGATCGCGCCGCCGGCCGACCAGCAGATCGAGACGGCGATCCGGGCGGTCGGCAAGCTCGTCGACGTGCCGCTCGGCGGCCCCGGCAAGACACTGGACGACGAGATCGTGGCCGGCTACCTGCGCACCGCCGTGGCGGTGGTGGACCGGGCGACCTCCCGGGCGCTGACCGTGGCGTACACGCCGCTGCACGGCGTCGGTGGGGCGGTGCTGCGGGAGGCGTTCGTCGGTGCCGGATTCCCGGCACCGCTGGTCGTCGCCGAGCAGGCCGAGCCGGATCCGCAGTTCCCGACCGTGGCGTTTCCCAACCCGGAGGAGCCGGGCGCGATGGACCGGGTCGTCGCGCTGGCCCGAGCACACGGAGCCGACCTGGCGATCGCCAACGACCCGGACGCCGACCGGTGCGCCGTCGCCGTACCGGCGCACGGTGACCCCGACGCCGGTGGCGACCCCGGCGCCGGGTGGCGGATGCTGCGCGGCGACGAGCTGGGTGTGCTGCTCGCCGACCACCTGATGCGCCAGGGCCGGCACGGCCGCTACGCCACCACCATCGTCTCGTCGTCGCTGCTCGGCGCGCTCTGCACGGCGCGCGGCGAGCCGTACGCCGAGACCCTCACCGGCTTCAAGTGGATCGTCCGGGCCGGCAGCGACCTCACCGACGGGACCGACGTGCCGCTGGTCTACGGCTACGAGGAGGCACTCGGCTACTGCGTGGCACCCGACCAGGTACGCGACAAGGACGGCATCACCGCCGCGCTGCTCACCGCCGAGCTGGCCGCCGAGCTCAAGGCGGCCGGTCGGGGCCTGGCCGACCGGCTCGACGAACTGGCCACCGAGTTCGGGGTGTACCAGACCGACCAGCTCGCCGTGCGGGTCGACGAGCTGAGCGAGATCGCCACCGCGATGGCGTACCTGCGGGCGAACCTGCCGACGACGCTGCTCGGCGAGCCGGTCACCGCGACGCAGGATCTGCTGCCCGACGCCGACGTGGTGATCCTGCGTACCGGCACCGCCCGGGTCGTGGTCCGTCCTTCCGGGACGGAGCCGAAGCTGAAGGCGTACCTGGAGGTGGTCCAGCCGGTACGCGACGGCGACCCGGCTGCGGCCCGCGAACGGGCCGATCGGGCGTTGGCACGGCTGCGTTCGGAGACATCGGCCGCCCTGAACATCAAATAA
- a CDS encoding 8-oxo-dGTP diphosphatase, giving the protein MQAIIATLGYVLSPDGRQVLMLRRDTRPDDIHYGYYNGLGGKLEPDEDVIAGMRREIREESGLECGRVELAGTISWPGFGRHSENWFGFLFRVPTWSGEPRPDCPEGTLVWTDLADVLAGRVPMWPSDRHFLPLVFAEQPTVFHGVMPFVDGVATSWSWTAAG; this is encoded by the coding sequence GTGCAGGCGATCATCGCGACCCTCGGCTACGTACTCTCCCCCGACGGACGTCAGGTGCTGATGCTGCGCCGCGACACCCGGCCGGACGACATCCACTACGGCTACTACAACGGGCTGGGCGGCAAGCTGGAGCCGGACGAGGACGTCATCGCCGGCATGCGCCGGGAGATCCGGGAGGAGTCCGGGCTGGAGTGCGGGCGGGTCGAGCTGGCCGGGACCATCTCCTGGCCGGGTTTCGGTCGGCACAGCGAAAACTGGTTCGGATTCCTGTTCCGGGTGCCGACCTGGTCCGGCGAGCCCCGGCCGGACTGCCCGGAAGGCACCCTGGTCTGGACCGACCTGGCCGACGTCCTCGCCGGCCGGGTGCCGATGTGGCCCAGCGACCGGCACTTCCTGCCGCTGGTCTTCGCCGAGCAGCCAACCGTCTTCCACGGCGTGATGCCGTTCGTCGACGGCGTGGCGACCAGCTGGAGCTGGACCGCCGCCGGCTGA